Within Runella rosea, the genomic segment TACGAAGACCCGTTTGGCAATGGTGTCTTTTTCTTCCCGTTTGGACAGGCCGACAACCCGTATTGGTCCGTTAACAACAGCATTTTTACGAGCAAAGTAAACCGCATTGCCCTGAATGGCAGCATTTTGTATGACATTACCAATTGGTTGAACGTAACTTACAAAGGAGGTTTCAACAGCTACAACGACAACCGTTTTCAGCGTATTTCGGCGGGTTCGCTTTCGGGCGCTCAGGGGGTTGGAAGTATGCAGTTTGACGCCATTGAATTTCAAGAACAAGACCACAACGTGCTGTTTAATCTCACGCAAAACTTAACCTCGGACATTAATCTGCGGGCCATTGTAGGCGCCAACTACAACCAACGCGGCAGCGACCAAACGAGCGTAAACGGGCTAGGCATAGTAACCCGAGGCATCGATTTGATTACCAACGTCAGTACCGTAACGCCCAACACTGGCAATACTGGCATCAACAAGCGCCGGATGTACGCGGCCTTTACTGACATGACCTTGGGGTACAAAAATTACTTATTCTTAAACCTCACGGGCCGTAATGACTGGTCGTCTACCCTGCCAGCATCTAATCGCAGTTATTTTTACTATTCTGGCAGTGCTTCATTCATTTTGACCGAGGCGTTCAATATCAAATCCAAAGCCCTGACAAACGCAAAACTGCGGTTGGGTTACGCCAAAGTAGGTCGCGATGCCGACCCTTACCAAACGCTCAATACCTTCAGAATCAATTTCGGAGAAAGCTCGGGACAGACGGGTTCCACCCGCTATAATGATTATCCCTTCAACGGTCAGCCGGGCGCATCGGTGGCTTCTTCGGCATTCGACCCCAACCTAAAACCTGAATTTACGAAAGAGATTGAACTCGGAACCAACCTTGAGTTTTTCGGCGGTAGAGCAGTGATTGATTTTACGTACTACAATCGCCTCAGTACCGATATTATCGCCCGTCGTTCGTTGCCGCAGTCATCGGGTTACACTTCTTTTGTAACCAACTTCGGTTCGATTCGTAACTCAGGCATCGAAGCGGGGATTACCTTGGTGCCGATTCAACTCGCAAATAGTTTTAAATGGGATATTTTTGCCGCGTACACCCAAAATAAAAACATCGTAGAATCACTGGCCGACGGCGTCGAAGAAGTGACATTGCGTAATATTTTTACCAACAACCCGATTCCCGTGGTTCGCCCCGGCGAGTGGTTTGGGGTATTGCGTGGAACGGCCGTGGCCCGCGACGAAAAGGGCAACGCCCTCATCAATCCCAATACGGGTCTGACCATTCCTGACATCCAACAGAAAATCATCGCCAACCCCAATCCCAAATTTATTTTGGCGGTAACCAACACGTTGAAATACAAAGGCTTTACCCTCAGCGGCGTGGTTGATTATCGCCACGGCGGCGACCTGTATTCATGGACAAACCAGTTTTTGCTGGGTCGTGGGGTAACGCAGGACACCGAAGACCGTGAAGTTCCTAAAGTAGTAGCTGGCGTATTGGGAGATGCCAACACCCTCAAACCACTGCTTGGCGGCGACGGACAACCCATCCCCAACAACATTCAGGTAATGGAAAACAACCTGTGGTTTCAGGCAGCGGGCGGAGCATTGGCTATCAACGGCCCCAATGAATTCTCGGTGTGGGATGCATCTGTGGTCCGCTTACGCGAAATCACCTTAGGATATTCTCTACCAAAAACGTTGTTGTCAAAAACGCCATTTGGCGCGGTGAGCCTCACACTAAGCGGACGCAACCTGTGGTATTTTGCGCCCCACTTCCCCAAACACGCCAACTTCGACCCTGAAGTCAACACGTTTGGCAACACCAATACCCAAGGAATTGACTTTTTCTCAGCTCCGTCCGTGCGTCGTTTCGGGGTCAATTTGAGCGTTACATTCTAAACGGAAAACGGAAATATGGAGAACGAAAAATACAATCGTAAATCCAAAATTCCGTAAAACGGACAACGGTAAATGACTACATCACTTAATTCTGAAACACAATGAACCGAATAAATCATTATATAAAATATGGCGTGCTGACGTTGGCCATGCTGCTGCTGAACGCCTGTAATCTCGACATCAATACGGACCCCAATAACCCTTCGGCAGTCTCAACAGCCCAGTTGCTGACCAATGCGCAATTGGACATTGTCAACTCAATTGGGTCAGGGTCTCCAGGATTGTCCAACCCTGCGGGGGTTTTTGTACATCAGGTCACCCAACGTAGCACCAATGACCAATATGCCATTACAGGGCAGGATTTTGCAGGAACACAGGCCTGGGCCAATCTCTACCGTGCCATCCAAAACCTGAATGTACTATCTGACCAAGCCACTGCTAGCCAACAGTTTACCTACGCTGGCGTGGCCCAAATTATGAAAGCACTGGCGTTTAGTTACATGGTCGATGTATGGGGGGATGTACCGTTTACGGAAGCCAGTACTGCGGCCAAAATTCAATTCCCGAAGTTTGATAAAGGGCAGGATATTTATCCGCAGCTCTTTACCCTGATTGACGAAGGAATTGCCAACCTCGCCAAAACGTCGGCGCTCAGCCCCCGTACCGATGATTTAATTTATGCGGGCAATTTGGTGCGTTGGCGGCAGTTTGCCAAATCCTTAAAACTAAAACTGTACAACCAAATTCGGTTGGTACAAAATGTAAGTGCGCCTGTGAATGCGCTGATTGCTGAAGATGATTTAATGAAGGCAGGGGGAAACTTTTCGCTAAACTACGGCACCTCAAGCGCCCCCGATAACCGTCACCCTGCGTTCAGGGAAGATTACAACATCACCACCACGGGGCGTGACAATTACATCAGTCCGTATTTTCACGAAATCCTGCTCGGAACAAGTACATTGAATCCCATTTTGACGGGTATCCAAGACCCCCGGATTCCGTATTATTATTTCAATCAACTTTCGGCGGCGCGTCCCAACGCCCAAAACGCGGTAGAATATCGAAACGGCAACTTTGTCTCCATTTATTTTTCGTCGCAAGGACCGAACCAAGGATTTGACCAATCTTCATCCATCGCAATTATAGGGCTTTACTACTGTGGCGGGCGTTTTGACGACGGAAATGGCGTAAGCGCTGCCGGGGTAAGCGGAGCCTCCGCACGCGGCGACGGTCCACAGCGTATTTTGCCGTATCACTCGCACTTATTTACCCGGGCCGAGCTGGCCCAAACGGGGGTGAGTACGGGCAATGCCAAACAGCTTTTCAGCGACGCCATCAACGCGGCATTTGCCGAAGTCAATGCCTCCGCCGCACGGGGCGGAGCGCCTGCCATCACGGCGGCGGCCATCAAAGAATACGTTGATGCGGTGTTGGTTAAGTACGACGCGGCTTCCGACAGCGGTAAGTTGGAGCTAATCATGACCGAAAAGTGGATTTCAAATTTTGGTTTCGCACTTGAATCTTACAACGATATTCGTCGGACGGGGTTTCCAAAAATTTACGACCCCAACACCGACGGCATCCCCTTTACCAACGTAAATCGGGGCTATCCGCAATCGTACCCCTATCCTACTCCTGGAGAGCTGCAACTGAACCCCAATGCCCCCCCGCAACGCGTGGTAGCAAACGACAAAGTGTTCTGGCAAAAGTAGTTGGCTCTTGAAGAGTGACTCCTTATTTGTTAATCAATAATGAAAAAATCATGAAAAATAGCATAAAAATATCCTTTGTTGGCACATTACTGGCCATTGCTTTTTGGGGCTGCGAGCAGAAAAGCCCTTTTCCTGAAATCAAAAACGGTGCCCATTTCGTGGCATTGCCCGACCCGCTGCCCACGGCCGTTACCGCCGCCAATGTCAACACCATCCCCGTGCCGTTGACAGGTGTGGCCTCAGCCTCGATGAGTTTTACCACCAAAAGCCAAAACGCGGTTGAAATTGAGAAAGTGGACGCTTACGTCAGCCACGTCAGAGGAACCGTCGTTACGCCAGCGGCGACTACAAGCGCCCCGCATGGAGTGATGGTAAAGTCTATTACGGCACTCAACGGTAAAGAGCAAATCTCGGTCAATGAGTTACTGACCAAGACGGGATTTGCGACCGCCAACTTGCGCGCCAACGACCGTATTCGGGTGCGTTTTGTGGCCACCATGAAAGATGGCCGGGTATTTTCATGGCAAAATTCAGGGCCAGGAATCACCGTCAACCCACTCGGTAGTACCTTTACGCCCCTGCTTGATGTCTTGTTACAGTAACACAAAATCAAAATACATTCAGCGGCCCGTGGATTCACGGGCCGTTTTTTTATGTCCTAGCCCATTGATGCACTCAAACATAACACACATTAATACGCTATTATACAGACACTTAACCGAAAAATAAATTCATTTAACTCAATAAATGAACGATTTTAAGGAAGCAATTGTAATATATACAATTACAATTAATGTATTTACAGATATGAGCTTACTTGAAAATTTGCAGTGGCGCTACGCCACTAAGAAAATGACGGGAGAGAAAATTCCACAAGAAAAAATTGACTATATACTGGAAGCTATACGCCTGTCGCCCTCTTCGTCGGGTTTACAACCTTACGAGATTTTGGTCATTACAAATCTAGAATTGAAAGAAAAAATACGGCCCATTGCCTTTGACCAAAGCCAAATCACCGATGCCTCACATTTGTTGGTTTTTGCCGCTTGGGATAAATATACCGAGCAACGTATCAATGATTTCTTTGCTTTTTCAAA encodes:
- a CDS encoding SusC/RagA family TonB-linked outer membrane protein, yielding MKKSLLFLMLGVFLSVIHGHAQNRTVSGKVTAASDATPLPGVNVVIKGSATGSTTNSDGTFQIQVPNNATLVFSFIGYSSKEVAVGAQTTINVILSDDVKQLTEVVVTAVGIERSNKSLGYSVERLSADKLVQKSEPDVLKAMQGKIPGVNINGSGGAAGSSSRITIRGANSFFGSNQPLFVVDGIPYNNDLNESGSFRDNGAAFSSRIADLDPNNIASMTVLKGAAAAALYGTRAANGVIVITTKSGTNKLSKKGLEITYNTSYSAEKIASYPDFQNKYGSGSQQVYANANGTWGPAFGLGRTYNAAGGWANSTAPVDSIPIWVGYNTYATNYPALAAQYGLRPGGNVAYQAYPDNVKNFFRTGSVYENSVSITGGGPKASVTSVISRTDQQSFFPGSGFERTNISVGGNTTLDNGFIVGANLAYTNTIQNSPLFGGDGTSPLARMFQQPRNWPLDQLPYEDPFGNGVFFFPFGQADNPYWSVNNSIFTSKVNRIALNGSILYDITNWLNVTYKGGFNSYNDNRFQRISAGSLSGAQGVGSMQFDAIEFQEQDHNVLFNLTQNLTSDINLRAIVGANYNQRGSDQTSVNGLGIVTRGIDLITNVSTVTPNTGNTGINKRRMYAAFTDMTLGYKNYLFLNLTGRNDWSSTLPASNRSYFYYSGSASFILTEAFNIKSKALTNAKLRLGYAKVGRDADPYQTLNTFRINFGESSGQTGSTRYNDYPFNGQPGASVASSAFDPNLKPEFTKEIELGTNLEFFGGRAVIDFTYYNRLSTDIIARRSLPQSSGYTSFVTNFGSIRNSGIEAGITLVPIQLANSFKWDIFAAYTQNKNIVESLADGVEEVTLRNIFTNNPIPVVRPGEWFGVLRGTAVARDEKGNALINPNTGLTIPDIQQKIIANPNPKFILAVTNTLKYKGFTLSGVVDYRHGGDLYSWTNQFLLGRGVTQDTEDREVPKVVAGVLGDANTLKPLLGGDGQPIPNNIQVMENNLWFQAAGGALAINGPNEFSVWDASVVRLREITLGYSLPKTLLSKTPFGAVSLTLSGRNLWYFAPHFPKHANFDPEVNTFGNTNTQGIDFFSAPSVRRFGVNLSVTF
- a CDS encoding SusD/RagB family nutrient-binding outer membrane lipoprotein, coding for MNRINHYIKYGVLTLAMLLLNACNLDINTDPNNPSAVSTAQLLTNAQLDIVNSIGSGSPGLSNPAGVFVHQVTQRSTNDQYAITGQDFAGTQAWANLYRAIQNLNVLSDQATASQQFTYAGVAQIMKALAFSYMVDVWGDVPFTEASTAAKIQFPKFDKGQDIYPQLFTLIDEGIANLAKTSALSPRTDDLIYAGNLVRWRQFAKSLKLKLYNQIRLVQNVSAPVNALIAEDDLMKAGGNFSLNYGTSSAPDNRHPAFREDYNITTTGRDNYISPYFHEILLGTSTLNPILTGIQDPRIPYYYFNQLSAARPNAQNAVEYRNGNFVSIYFSSQGPNQGFDQSSSIAIIGLYYCGGRFDDGNGVSAAGVSGASARGDGPQRILPYHSHLFTRAELAQTGVSTGNAKQLFSDAINAAFAEVNASAARGGAPAITAAAIKEYVDAVLVKYDAASDSGKLELIMTEKWISNFGFALESYNDIRRTGFPKIYDPNTDGIPFTNVNRGYPQSYPYPTPGELQLNPNAPPQRVVANDKVFWQK